The Daphnia carinata strain CSIRO-1 chromosome 1, CSIRO_AGI_Dcar_HiC_V3, whole genome shotgun sequence sequence ctaccacagagctatgtaCCTTacgaaagcaatagaaagataaacatatagttgtgaaagactgcataaacatcctagacgataacatatgatatgcgataataaaaatttaaatatatctcgtggctgaatgttagagcatcggcgttgcacgctgaatgtctggggatcgattcccatgcaagtaaaacaatatataaatacaaaattacttcagaaaatatccaggtattacacgttgttccttatccgaattcaaaaagtgtaataaataataattgaatacttaaagataaacgatacaacggtggcaaaaacaataaagatgaattgagcaagctaaataaaaaaaaaaaattggtaaatgtaatgtgaacaaagcgaacacagacaatgaaagagacaaattttggaaaaaatattttataaaaaaaaatttattgacaattctctgcacattacaattatttttgcaactttaaaaaggcacaatagccctttcaaaagttgccgtcaacccaggcagggggagacactgccttgttgacccaccggggagattacccggtgattggctaagagaagccggaagaagagctgaagatttggaacatttttacaggagcgattaacctttagttcggatttgtgggtagccacagagccctccgtgaacacatcatcggactaagcggacatccacgtcccctttccggccagagccctccaaacctcggtatatgttgtttttatatataccgtacagtaggggcatgaccccctacgggcttattacgagtcaaggggaaacggggctacggaaaggaagggagcccagatatgcacttcaattttttaaatataaaataccgtctcgggaatccgaatgaagtatagaaatgtcatgtcatccattcaatcattacaatttattcagtgtcatgccccaaccaagaatcttttcagatccaatgttactattaacctatgctgagaaaagaaaaacaacaccattaagcatctcaattgttgctcatgtgacttacatgactcatagattcaacttctggcagaagcttgggaaaggccatacaaattgcagatgaaaatcattgtataaggctcttgaatgataaaataaaacccctagaatgttgcattgttgatagttgtattcccagtatgctgaaaatcctttcctattggataaatattttttttgtagattagacatggttggcaaaaaggaggagaaaagcttcatcataaattcaaaaaattttcaagaaaattcctttcatacctaaagagtccatgtatgatgttcatcgctgcaatgccagtgaagtgaaacatctttagggccatttaagtacccagcttcaccaacactgagcgtaaaggacaagttgttctttagcaagggaagtagaattatttgaggcttctagctgtgacagaactataaaggattgctgttatacaggattcattcacacaagatggtacttctcattagacaatgtgcataccctcttactttacctcataccttaatggtaattcactctcagtgtttttttcaactgtaggctgactcttccatcctgtaacacttccagacttgacttgatcccctgctaaaattctgtgaatgcaaaataatagcattaaaaatactttttcgatagacaaaaaaccgaaaagtacctaatccacgtttcatgttgaacttgtgccatttctgggtttttgtaccacacccattttcggcccaaatacggtcccacaattgttcagttccttcactgcatgggcttattactaacaattcttttagtgcagcactaacagaatttaactttaacacactgtcaggtggtggactgaataactaaacaataaataattgttttttaaaattctatacttattttgaattcttatttgaaaagtttaggtacctgactgtgttcgcctactgccaattcatcctcatgttcagttagggatgagtttggaaaaacctcctttactgtttggaaactgttccgatccaatttgttgttttcccctagctgagcttgtagactcaaaatttgagctacaaaacacaaatgaataaaagcaaataaatagaaccattacgtattaggccttaccatccttagctttgctgttatctaatattttgtgttgttccaataattgggcctgcagcttcataatttgatctaataaacaataattaataattgaaaaccaatataataatgtttatacttaccatccttttgttgtattatcttatccatttttcaattgttcctccagccacgcattattctccatccacgctactgaactaactgcgaatggcatccaatggactgaaattgcctacgccagtaataacgagtctgagcggtagatggctacgtgtcggaaaaaaagaaaaaagtatgattttttttttattctgacatttttttttttttttgtgtaaaacggattgccataaatttcagcatactcaaaattaagcccgacttattttgtcgggcttaattttgattttgatttttttaacatatagatatagctataaaaatatatgaatttgattcgaaattaaatgagaatcaCAAATATgtcgttccttttttcattgggccaaccgtttttgaaatacattgaatatttgtgctgcatcgcgctggtgcgtactggcgcgctagcgcTGGTCGTACCACCGCTCGAGCATTGCGTTTAATATTCAgtataattcaaaaacgattgataTGACCCAAATATAAACCACGttatcgaaatcagcgtttaattttgcttgttcttttgtgatttttatcggattctaagagtttttattttttgccgattttgacaaaagagggaaggccttctcactttttcatttttggtcaaattctagatttgagggaaaatacatgattccgattcaaaattgaacgagaatcacaaaactgaagtttatttttacgttgGGGTAATAGCGTTAttaataaacggaaaaaacggGTGATAAATGTTTGCGCGCCAGCAGCGCGTTAATtccatttattacaaaaagggctggtttgacgagaaaacaaatattttccctGAAATCAGCGTTCTATTTTACTTTAACTCAAATCAAATATAATGTCAAAATTACAAAGCTGAATTTCAGCATActcaaaattaagcccgacttattttgtcgggcttaatttagatttagattttttttaacatctagatatagctataaaaatatatgatttgattcgaaattaaatgagaatcaCAAACATgtcgttccttttttcattgggCCAACCGTTTTTGTAATACattgaatatttgtgctgcatcgcgcttGCAGCATTGCAATAaagtttttctaaaaattctaTCCGAACgatattcttttctaaaatatcatttgaattttggaaATTTCGCTTAcaatcatttgattttcaatttcagtCTCCATGATAATGTCAACACAACAGACAGCGAGATGGCGTATGAATCGCAAAAGAGAAGGAATTTTTAGGTTTTTCAAAACGTAAAGCCATTTGAATTGGAACTCCTGATCTTACGTGAACAGGCAGGAAATTCTAAAATGCGAAAGCAGTAGAAAATTgttaatgcatttttaaaaatggtaaACTTGCATTGACATCTACCTCTTCGTTGACTGAGTCTACGTCAACACTTGGCCACGGTGAAGTGTCACTTGTCTGATACTTTTTTAGCTACATTCACGCCACGTAATTCAAGAGGAAAATGAGTGAATACAATAGACAGTTAAAGCTTGTACAGGCGTCAAATCGATCGTCTGTTTCGTTCGACAATTGCATTGAACCGCGGACGCGATTCGaataatagaaagaaaaaaagatgtgtaTAAACTGGAAAACCTCGGCTACATAGCCGCCCTATATAATCTAATTATCACTCTGCTGGTGGTATTCTCTTCCTGCTGTCTATTTTTCTCTTGACACGTTTTCCTGTATAGATCGCCTCATCCGCCTGTCAACCGTATAGCCAGCCGGTAGTTCACACTTGCTCGCTGTTTGATCCACTCAATTAACCTAATCCTTTCACACCAGCACGCCAACTCTTCTCCTTCATGTCTATAACCCATGCCAATATGTATACTCTATTAGTCACGCTCTGCACATGTACGTAACACCGCAAGTTTTTTTGCGTGCGCTTTAAAGCACTCAGGGGAATCGCAATCATCTTTAGTACCGCTTTCGCGCATTTATCAGCCAGGTCCTACATCAAAGGACAAATGACTTTGATCGTGAGTATACTTGTAGGTGGCTGCGATACAGTTTATCCCGACTCTCTTTTTCACGCTACGATTTGCCGTCAATATGGGCCTGTAGAAAAGCGATGGCCTCTACAAAAGTAGGCCCAGCGATATAGAAATACAGAGCTAAATTTTCGACTATAAATAGGACACTGGCCTATATCTATATATAGGAAAAGGAATAATGCCCCGCAAAAATCATGCGTCTATTCAAGAGCTTTTTTCCGCTCTTATTGTCGACCGGTGCTATAAACTGCCTTGTGTTACACATCTAAAGCACGTATATAGCTGGCGCAGGGTCCATCTTTAACTTTGTTAGGCCATTATATATAGCAGTAGACATACAGAGGAGCAGCAAAGCAGGAAAGTAAAgcatgtatacatatat is a genomic window containing:
- the LOC130691884 gene encoding uncharacterized protein LOC130691884 is translated as MKLQAQLLEQHKILDNSKAKDAQILSLQAQLGENNKLDRNSFQTVKEVFPNSSLTEHEDELAVGEHSQLFSPPPDSVLKLNSVSAALKELLVISPCSEGTEQLWDRIWAENGCGTKTQKWHKFNMKRGLEF